A genomic stretch from Triplophysa dalaica isolate WHDGS20190420 chromosome 4, ASM1584641v1, whole genome shotgun sequence includes:
- the ufc1 gene encoding ubiquitin-fold modifier-conjugating enzyme 1, protein MADDATRKVVSEIPLLKTNSGPRDKELWVQRLREEYLALISYVENNKAADNDWFRLESNKEGTRWFGKCWYIHELLKYEFDMEFDIPVTYPATAPEVAIPELDGKTAKMYRGGKICLTDHFKPLWARNVPKFGLAHLMALGLGPWLAVEIPDLIAKGIIQHKDQQNS, encoded by the exons ATGGCAGATGATGCCACTAGAAAAGTAGTCTCAGAAATAccccttttaaaaacaaattcaggACCAAGAGACAAAGAATTATGGGTTCAGAGGCTTCGAGAAGAATATCTAGCCTTAATAAGC TATGTTGAAAATAACAAAGCAGCTGATAATGACTGGTTCCGACTAGAGTCCAACAAAGAGGGTACAAG GTGGTTTGGAAAATGCTGGTATATCCACGAGCTTCTGAAATATGAGTTTGACATGGAATTTGAT ATTCCAGTTACATATCCAGCCACAGCACCTGAAGTGGCTATTCCAGAGCTAGACGGAAAGACAGCAAAGATGTACAG AGGTGGCAAAATCTGCTTGACGGATCACTTCAAACCACTATGGGCAAGAAATGTACCAAAGTTTGGATTGGCCCATCTTATGGCTTTGGGA CTTGGACCATGGCTTGCAGTTGAGATTCCGGACCTCATTGCCAAAGGCATCATTCAACATAAAGATCAACAGAACAGTTAA
- the gig2p gene encoding grass carp reovirus (GCRV)-induced gene 2p, with protein sequence MSSINFFGWEVHYDEDRHLQAEQEAKSGSRYTMYHGTKVQTAQMIIQNGFSQSPDGMLGPGVYVSRDQRKAERYPLNSPLNDKVVLKLSVDLGKVKRIDKDNHPLQKTWHNAGYDTAWVPPKCGMRAVPSGLEEDCVWDPKRIDVVDIALAPNTTILNSLKQLIATNQRSLSNPGNSGTCQYCKWKPGPGHMVQSCWGCPETICTLMTKHNCNQKF encoded by the coding sequence atgtcatCCATCAATTTTTTTGGCTGGGAGGTGCACTATGACGAGGACCGTCACCTTCAGGCTGAACAAGAAGCCAAATCAGGCAGCCGTTATACCATGTACCACGGCACCAAAGTCCAAACGGCGCAAATGATCATACAAAACGGCTTCAGCCAATCTCCAGATGGAATGCTTGGACCTGGTGTTTATGTAAGCCGTGATCAGAGGAAAGCAGAACGATATCCCCTGAACAGCCCATTAAATGACAAAGTAGTGCTTAAATTAAGTGTGGACCTTGGAAAAGTAAAAAGAATCGATAAGGACAACCATCCACTACAGAAGACCTGGCATAATGCTGGTTATGACACTGCTTGGGTCCCCCCCAAATGTGGCATGAGAGCTGTGCCAAGTGGTCTAGAAGAGGACTGTGTTTGGGATCCAAAGCGAATTGATGTTGTAGATATTGCTCTTGCACCCAACACAACCATCTTGAATAGCCTCAAGCAGCTCATTGCTACAAACCAAAGAAGCCTCTCGAATCCTGGCAACTCAGGCACTTGTCAATATTGCAAGTGGAAACCGGGACCTGGACATATGGTACAGTCCTGCTGGGGGTGTCCAGAGACTATCTGCACTCTGATGACCAAGCACAATTGCAATCAAAAGTTCTGA
- the fdxacb1 gene encoding ferredoxin-fold anticodon-binding domain-containing protein 1, with product MLKSREVLLVGEGNFSFSAALSENAGDDVGVTATCYQNEENANRQESAAVNIQRLRERGSTVLFEVDCTCLKDHEVIKHHLYDCIIFNFPHSGRKSGVKKNRLLLVRFFQSAIAVLKENGEVHVTLCNGQGGTPCDSPVREWHNSWQVVAMAAEAGLIQSEIRPFEYDLHQGYQCTGYRSQDKGFHVEGGLTHIFTRSLPYTMPEKLKSERTIGKETVCFEIPAELSEYMNRNFLSQQSHHPVRTVQEQLLRELKSVWPVCTIIKEFPELVTCWPEKLQTYDPNLTHSEIYWIKPTDIYIFNQSANGQEESMNDQQSFTGSYALRPSLLFHAQEITQNEEFSPGTLYAVSGLVFQRVPISPSRSSAFHQLLLVGMFPVESQPIKCFKDSLESLLASYGVSFELVQTGPEQQVWMNSKMLPKFGRITSLPSLASDREGLQLIVVSINLDHLATLFFGISDWRLLWSADPRFLQHFELNPLGSFCPFSLYPPSYKHDISFWMDPDNFEEMNFHTVVREAACGAVKDVVLVDRFRHPHMGHASLCFRLTYQSSDRALSHSQVFGLQCQLRRLLPLRLHVTLR from the exons ATGCTCAAATCACGCGAAGTTCTACTTGTAGGGGAAGGCAACTTCTCTTTCTCCGCAGCCTTGAGCGAGAACGCGGGCGACGATGTCGGTGTCACCGCGACTTGTTATCAAAACGAGGAGAACGCGAACAGACAAGAAAGCGCCGCAGTGAACATACAGCGACTACGAGAGAGAG GATCAACTGTTTTGTTTGAGGTGGATTGCACGTGCCTGAAGGACCATGAAGTCATCAAGCATCATCTTTATGACTGCATTATCTTCAATTTCCCTCACAGTGGGCGTAAAAGTGGCGTAAAGAAGAATCGCCTTCTGTTGGTGAGATTTTTCCAAAG TGCTATTGCAGTCCTGAAGGAAAATGGGGAGGTGCATGTCACCCTGTGCAACGGTCAAGGTGGTACTCCATGTGACAGTCCAGTGAGAGAATGGCACAATAGTTGGCAGGTGGTTGCCATGGCAGCAGAAGCTGGACTAATTCAAAGTGAAATCCGGCCTTTTGAATATGATTTGCATCAAGGTTACCAATGTACAGGTTACAG GAGTCAAGACAAAGGTTTTCATGTAGAAGGAGGTTTGACCCACATCTTTACTCGAAGTCTCCCATATACCATGccagaaaaactaaaaagcGAGAGAACAATTGGCAAGGAAACGGTTTGTTTTGAGATTCCAGCTGAGTTGTCCGAGTATATGAACCG AAATTTCCTCAgtcagcagtcacatcatcCGGTAAGAACTGTCCAGGAACAATTACTCCGAGAGCTGAAATCAGTTTGGCCCGTATGTACCATAATCAAGGAATTCCCAGAACTGGTAACCTGCTGGCCAGAAAAGCTTCAGACTTATGACCCCAATCTGACCCATTCGGAGATCTACTGGATTAAACCTACTGATATCTATATATTCAACCAGAGCGCAAACGGACAAGAGGAGTCTATGAATGATCAACAAAGCTTCACTGGCAGCTATGCACTACGACCATCTCTGCTTTTTCATGCTCAGGAGATTACCCAGAATGAGGAATTCAGCCCTGGAACACTTTACGCTGTCAGTGGTCTTGTCTTTCAGAGAGTACCCATTTCCCCGAGCCGTTCTTCTGCCTTCCACCAACTTCTACTGGTTGGAATGTTCCCTGTAGAATCTCAACCTATCAAGTGCTTCAAAGATTCTTTAGAATCGCTGCTCGCTTCTTATGGCGTCTCCTTCGAGCTGGTGCAAACAGGCCCAGAACAGCAAGTTTGGATGAATTCAAAGATGCTTCCAAAATTTGGACGTATCACATCACTGCCCTCCTTGGCTTCGGACCGTGAAGGTCTACAGTTAATAGTTGTCTCAATAAACTTGGACCATTTGGCTACTCTGTTCTTCGGCATTTCTGACTGGCGCTTGCTTTGGAGTGCAGATCCTCGTTTTCTTCAGCACTTTGAGCTCAATCCACTTGGAAGTTTCTGTCCATTCTCACTTTACCCACCAAGCTACAAACATGACATCAGTTTCTGGATGGATCCAGACAACTTTGAGGAGATGAATTTCCACACAGTTGTGCGAGAGGCTGCTTGCGGCGCTGTAAAGGATGTGGTGTTAGTGGATCGATTCAGACACCCACACATGGGTCATGCAAGCCTCTGCTTCAGGCTAACATATCAGTCATCGGATCGTGCCCTGTCACACAGTCAGGTGTTTGGACTACAGTGTCAGTTGCGGAGACTGTTACCTCTGCGCCTGCATGTAACTCTACGGTGA